In one Deltaproteobacteria bacterium genomic region, the following are encoded:
- a CDS encoding AHH domain-containing protein: MSKKKNRDRVEKSATQFPFPTYMTEKHHAVSVKLFSNYSDLTHNAKLIGYNVNDKENGICLPCFIADIVRHDLQCHRSHHPPAYNNRVSELLEELEQKSLTYCSKNKQVVLKQKLENIARRTMTNIENWVPGWYLRSNAQKEREDSYANANLPMP; the protein is encoded by the coding sequence ATGTCTAAAAAAAAGAACCGTGACCGAGTTGAAAAGTCTGCCACACAATTTCCATTTCCCACGTATATGACAGAAAAGCATCATGCGGTATCAGTAAAACTTTTTAGCAATTATTCAGATCTTACTCATAATGCTAAGTTAATAGGCTACAATGTTAACGACAAAGAAAACGGTATATGTCTACCATGTTTTATAGCTGATATTGTCAGACATGATTTGCAATGTCACCGTAGTCATCACCCACCAGCTTACAATAACCGGGTGTCAGAATTGCTAGAAGAGCTTGAACAAAAATCGTTGACCTACTGCAGTAAAAATAAACAGGTCGTGCTGAAACAAAAACTTGAGAATATTGCAAGACGAACAATGACTAATATAGAAAACTGGGTGCCTGGATGGTATTTGAGGAGCAACGCTCAGAAAGAAAGAGAAGATTCATATGCCAATGCAAATTTACCAATGCCATAA
- the tnpA gene encoding IS200/IS605 family transposase, with protein MDDMNDIRCGRYCVSNLQAHLVFVTKYKRGVLNEQAIKYCSRIFKKVCNDFESTLVACDGEDDHVHLTVSYPPKIALAKLVNSLKGVSSRLLRGDMPSIEKRYWKGVLWSPSYFATSNSNTALDEIQQYVENQREESINEYST; from the coding sequence ATGGATGATATGAATGATATTCGATGTGGTCGTTATTGTGTTTCTAACTTGCAGGCACATTTGGTCTTTGTCACAAAATATAAGCGTGGCGTGCTAAACGAACAAGCTATCAAATATTGCTCACGAATATTTAAAAAAGTTTGTAATGATTTTGAAAGCACTTTGGTTGCCTGTGATGGTGAAGATGACCATGTTCATCTAACTGTCTCTTATCCCCCAAAGATTGCTCTTGCCAAATTAGTAAATAGCTTAAAAGGTGTATCTTCACGTTTATTACGAGGTGATATGCCAAGCATCGAAAAACGGTATTGGAAAGGCGTGCTTTGGTCGCCAAGTTATTTCGCAACATCAAATAGCAACACTGCGCTAGATGAAATTCAGCAATACGTTGAAAACCAACGTGAGGAAAGCATTAACGAGTACTCTACTTAG
- a CDS encoding AHH domain-containing protein, translating into MPNILDGFAVIIGAAASKIKELTSKKAKKYKCKWKDCKGEHDKDINPIYPDKGSVEKGKATSGKDYEKEWVKEDLEPWKFRGIGYNPNRKEKHYHDDVLSMDSKYNRDIVKKAVSDYPFPTYKTQKHHVISVHLFSDFSVLAYNAKLVDYNVNDKENGICLPSFIADIVRHDLQCHFGSHPAKYDSMLKPMLSKLQKASKKYCSKNRQFNLKIELELISSRAITNIENWKNGWYVRSTALEDRKKSYKKANIPMPN; encoded by the coding sequence ATGCCTAATATTTTAGATGGATTTGCAGTTATAATCGGCGCAGCTGCAAGTAAAATAAAAGAGCTTACTAGCAAAAAAGCCAAAAAATATAAATGTAAATGGAAAGATTGCAAAGGTGAACATGACAAAGATATTAACCCAATATATCCAGATAAAGGCTCAGTAGAGAAAGGTAAAGCTACGTCTGGCAAAGACTATGAAAAAGAATGGGTTAAAGAAGATCTTGAACCTTGGAAATTTCGCGGAATAGGGTATAACCCAAATCGCAAAGAAAAGCACTATCATGACGATGTGTTAAGCATGGATTCAAAATACAATCGAGATATAGTAAAAAAAGCCGTGTCTGATTATCCCTTTCCTACCTATAAGACACAGAAACATCATGTTATTTCTGTGCATTTGTTTAGTGACTTTAGTGTTTTAGCTTATAACGCAAAATTAGTCGATTACAATGTGAACGATAAAGAGAATGGTATATGCCTGCCAAGTTTTATTGCTGATATCGTAAGGCATGATTTACAATGTCATTTTGGTTCTCACCCAGCAAAGTATGATTCTATGTTAAAACCTATGCTAAGCAAACTTCAAAAAGCATCAAAAAAATATTGTAGTAAAAATAGACAGTTTAACCTTAAAATAGAACTTGAATTAATTTCATCAAGAGCTATTACTAATATAGAAAACTGGAAAAATGGCTGGTATGTGCGAAGTACAGCGTTAGAAGATCGAAAAAAGTCTTACAAAAAAGCTAACATACCGATGCCAAACTAA
- a CDS encoding DUF2169 domain-containing protein, giving the protein MLQMTNETPFEASFFLFPDQHGIDTVYTVIKATFELYPKVRIAEEQTPVKLEDEFWCKPGESSLKYASEICLGKIGTDVVVGGDACALNENEVSELDVSISVASRRQMARVIGDRQWIKTFDQWRISPAKPFIRMPLIYERAYGGYHKQNTEDDKYLAEMRNPVGKGFLGKRKKDEIADAGVPNIVHPKNAQEPVGFSFIAPTWQPRIGFAGTYDEQWQKKRAPFLPKDFNLRYFNVAAPELIIEQGLKGGEKVNITGMSPRGKQSFLIPVCEFEVSFLVAGNTITPEVKLITVFIEASSDRISLSYMASVPCNKKVLQVEWIGIALAKKPVT; this is encoded by the coding sequence ATGTTGCAGATGACCAACGAAACACCTTTTGAAGCGTCTTTTTTTCTTTTTCCTGATCAGCATGGGATTGATACAGTTTATACCGTCATAAAAGCCACTTTTGAATTATATCCAAAAGTACGCATTGCAGAAGAACAAACACCTGTTAAACTTGAAGATGAGTTTTGGTGTAAACCTGGGGAATCGAGCCTTAAATATGCATCTGAAATATGCCTAGGCAAAATAGGTACTGATGTTGTTGTTGGTGGTGATGCATGCGCACTAAATGAAAATGAAGTATCAGAGTTAGACGTAAGCATTAGTGTTGCAAGTCGTAGGCAAATGGCTCGGGTCATTGGCGATAGACAGTGGATTAAAACTTTTGACCAATGGCGTATATCGCCTGCAAAACCTTTTATCCGTATGCCGCTAATCTACGAACGTGCATATGGAGGGTATCATAAGCAAAATACAGAAGATGATAAATATTTAGCTGAAATGCGAAACCCAGTGGGCAAAGGCTTTTTAGGTAAACGTAAAAAAGATGAGATTGCCGATGCTGGGGTTCCTAATATTGTTCATCCAAAAAATGCTCAAGAACCGGTGGGTTTTTCTTTTATCGCACCGACATGGCAACCACGTATAGGTTTTGCAGGTACCTATGATGAACAATGGCAGAAAAAACGCGCACCATTTTTACCCAAGGATTTTAATTTGCGCTATTTCAACGTTGCCGCGCCAGAGTTAATTATTGAGCAGGGTTTAAAAGGTGGCGAAAAAGTCAATATAACTGGTATGTCACCAAGGGGTAAGCAAAGCTTTCTAATTCCAGTTTGTGAATTTGAAGTTAGTTTTTTAGTCGCGGGTAATACTATTACGCCTGAGGTTAAGTTAATAACAGTATTTATTGAAGCCAGTAGTGACCGCATTTCTTTAAGTTATATGGCCTCAGTGCCATGTAATAAAAAAGTATTGCAGGTTGAATGGATTGGTATTGCACTCGCTAAAAAGCCGGTGACTTAA
- a CDS encoding DUF4150 domain-containing protein has protein sequence MASTVFVNSRGVVHKGSGGMNITFPDVCKTPSPAGPIPIPYPNIGKSSNTADATTTVKCDGKKCMVKGANYSSTTGDEAGTAGGGIVSSSTRGKAEFMLYSFDVKFDGKNVCRMGDPLFHNKKNIMG, from the coding sequence ATGGCATCAACAGTTTTTGTAAATAGCCGTGGCGTTGTGCATAAAGGCAGTGGCGGAATGAATATAACGTTTCCAGATGTCTGCAAGACACCGTCACCGGCCGGGCCAATACCTATCCCTTATCCCAACATTGGCAAATCTTCTAATACCGCAGATGCCACTACCACCGTAAAGTGCGATGGAAAAAAATGCATGGTTAAAGGTGCAAATTATTCTTCAACTACAGGTGATGAAGCTGGCACCGCTGGTGGCGGGATAGTGAGCAGCAGCACCAGAGGCAAAGCAGAATTTATGCTTTACTCATTTGATGTAAAATTTGATGGTAAAAATGTATGCCGTATGGGAGACCCACTTTTTCATAATAAAAAGAACATTATGGGATAA
- a CDS encoding substrate-binding domain-containing protein: MRTIGCLTFDLAGPYNFPLWKDLSESAIKNGVQLITFCGGLLNDPSDLHRHWNRIFDLASDQVIDGLIVLSSSISHSCGVAGLAEFLNRYKNIPVVSIGVEIEGFTSILVDNEGSMKTLVQHMLNVHKVKKPLFLSGPSNNQEAKVRLELFKMSMNEHGHTIDPALIKNADFRYDIAMDVMREFLSNKVAFDSIIAANDDMALGALEILLKAGIKVPQKIPICGFDDSDSAPCSAVPLTTMRQPISAIAEKAIDIVINLLDGIKMELVHRYPSEIVVRKSCGCLAKEYISLYDQQVIDVQKLTTFPNENIFNINSIKTTLSGICDSIICSDQKDELWAKFKAGVETGEFDETLLAFSNIVQQSIGNKTENLTAWHNILTLWQALSRNTFGQDVSRWPVIEDFFLRARFLIIDAGNIMQASQRMNIKRRDLRFFLFSASSSLIVDFYHSLESIANELPKFGIVGTYVCRFDEENYLKNRLIMNYTPDGSRYWNREGIIFDSKNLLPDSIVIDEKYNIVIEPLLNYEDIIGYIIYQFEEPIEIMENIHQQVKNTLISNQLIHEVLKDKQLKVLLHDLEQKQHELEKAYSSLEENQEKMLIIEKMASLGRMTAGIAHEMSTPIAAIRIALSGIKRLIAEYDASIRDPEITQIDHLGIVNDMRHTIDLAESAADKAAAFVHGMRSQTRDLEPKDRFRFNAVSVIRESLLLLGHTLKYGNCEMVFTPQTEYVELFGVPGRLSQIITNLVNNAVDACTSAGRKEIIIKLKKKNNEVELSVSDNGCGISHENITKIFDPMFTTKPFGVGTGLGLTLVHNIVTGDFGGKIDVDSTPGNGTTFTITFTESKEAVRGKEV; this comes from the coding sequence ATGCGTACCATAGGATGTCTTACATTTGATTTAGCAGGTCCTTACAATTTCCCATTGTGGAAGGATCTCTCTGAATCAGCAATCAAAAATGGTGTTCAGTTAATTACATTCTGTGGTGGCCTGCTTAACGATCCTAGCGATTTGCACCGTCACTGGAATAGAATATTTGACCTTGCATCTGATCAAGTAATTGATGGGTTAATAGTACTCTCATCATCGATATCACATAGCTGCGGTGTTGCAGGACTTGCCGAGTTTTTAAATCGTTATAAAAATATACCAGTAGTAAGTATAGGTGTTGAGATCGAGGGATTCACCTCTATTTTGGTTGATAATGAAGGTAGCATGAAGACGCTTGTGCAGCATATGCTAAATGTGCACAAGGTTAAAAAGCCTCTATTCTTGTCTGGACCAAGCAATAACCAAGAAGCAAAGGTGCGTCTTGAATTATTTAAAATGTCTATGAATGAACATGGGCATACAATTGACCCTGCGCTAATTAAAAATGCTGATTTTCGTTATGATATTGCAATGGATGTAATGCGTGAATTCTTGTCAAATAAAGTCGCTTTTGATTCAATAATTGCTGCAAATGATGATATGGCACTTGGCGCTTTAGAAATATTATTAAAAGCCGGAATTAAAGTACCGCAGAAAATACCAATTTGTGGTTTTGATGATAGCGATTCAGCTCCTTGTAGTGCGGTTCCGCTTACGACAATGCGACAACCGATTAGTGCTATTGCTGAAAAAGCAATCGACATTGTTATCAACCTTCTTGATGGAATAAAAATGGAGTTGGTGCATCGCTATCCATCAGAAATTGTGGTGCGTAAATCATGTGGATGCTTAGCTAAAGAATACATATCATTATATGATCAGCAAGTAATTGATGTGCAGAAATTAACCACTTTTCCTAATGAAAACATATTCAATATAAACTCGATAAAAACCACACTTAGTGGAATATGCGATAGTATTATTTGCAGTGATCAGAAAGATGAATTATGGGCTAAATTTAAAGCTGGAGTTGAGACTGGTGAATTTGATGAGACACTTCTTGCATTTAGTAACATCGTTCAGCAATCAATAGGTAATAAAACTGAAAACCTTACCGCTTGGCACAACATACTCACTTTGTGGCAAGCATTATCTCGTAACACCTTTGGCCAAGATGTATCGCGATGGCCGGTAATTGAAGATTTTTTCCTGCGTGCGCGATTCCTTATCATTGATGCAGGCAACATAATGCAAGCAAGCCAAAGGATGAACATTAAACGACGAGACTTACGATTTTTTCTGTTCAGTGCTTCATCTTCTTTGATTGTTGATTTTTACCACTCTCTTGAAAGTATTGCCAATGAGCTACCGAAATTTGGAATCGTTGGTACTTATGTCTGCCGTTTTGATGAAGAAAATTATTTAAAAAATCGTCTTATCATGAATTATACGCCTGATGGCTCGCGCTATTGGAATCGTGAGGGAATAATATTTGATAGCAAAAACCTTCTGCCTGATTCGATTGTGATTGATGAAAAATATAACATCGTAATTGAACCACTTCTTAATTACGAAGACATTATTGGTTACATAATTTACCAATTTGAAGAACCAATTGAGATAATGGAAAACATTCATCAGCAGGTTAAAAATACTTTAATTAGCAATCAACTTATTCATGAGGTGCTTAAAGATAAGCAATTAAAAGTTTTATTGCATGATCTTGAACAAAAACAACATGAGCTAGAAAAAGCTTATAGCTCCCTCGAAGAAAACCAAGAGAAGATGCTGATTATTGAAAAGATGGCATCGTTAGGGAGAATGACTGCAGGGATAGCCCATGAAATGAGTACACCGATTGCTGCAATACGTATCGCTCTTTCTGGCATCAAACGGCTTATTGCTGAATATGATGCATCGATTAGAGATCCGGAAATTACCCAAATTGACCATCTTGGAATTGTTAATGATATGCGTCATACCATAGATCTTGCCGAGAGTGCTGCCGATAAAGCTGCCGCGTTTGTGCATGGTATGCGGTCGCAGACACGTGATCTTGAACCAAAAGACCGTTTTAGATTTAATGCGGTTTCGGTCATTCGTGAATCATTATTACTTCTCGGGCATACCCTTAAGTATGGCAATTGTGAGATGGTTTTTACTCCACAGACAGAATATGTCGAACTTTTTGGTGTTCCAGGGCGGCTTTCTCAAATTATTACTAATCTAGTTAACAATGCTGTTGACGCTTGTACGAGCGCTGGCCGCAAAGAAATAATCATTAAATTGAAGAAAAAAAATAATGAAGTTGAACTTTCCGTAAGCGATAATGGATGCGGAATAAGTCACGAAAATATAACTAAAATATTTGATCCTATGTTTACAACTAAGCCTTTTGGTGTGGGTACAGGTTTGGGGCT